In Pseudanabaena sp. FACHB-2040, the sequence AATTTCCGATTTTAGAAAGGACACCCACTTTTCAGTATAAAGATAGCCATCGAATCCGAGCACCCAACCAGCATACTCCCCACGAAACTTCGGATCATTGTTGCAAGGACGAGCATCATATTTCTTCCACGCATTAGTATGAGCCGCTACGTTAAAGCACAAACCCGTACCTTGGATTTTTTCTACCACCTGCTTTGGCCTATACTTATATGGGCTGTCAAGCCGCTTTATGAAAGCAATTCCTTACTGATAATTTTCAAGCTCTTCTTCTGAAAGATCATCCATGTTTACAAATTCGATAGCCATGCCTGCTGAGCGTGCATGATTGCCAAGTTTTGGAATAAGAAAAACAGACAATCTGTATTTTTGATTCGAAAGCAAATCATCTTCCAGATTATTCTGGAAATCCTGCATATACTTCCTGACGAGGCTATAATTTTCCGTTTGCAATTGCTTGAGTGCACTCACTTGGGCGTCCTGCGATGTACGAGTTAACTGCAATGCAATAGCCAAATTTCCGGTTAACGTATACGTATTGCCAAACTCATTAACAAGCAATTCCTCAAAGTTGCTTAGGCATGATTGGCAATGGCCAGATACGGCTGGGTCAAGTTCTGGCAGGCTTCTGTACTCTATTTTGTTTCTTAGTCCAATTAGAAAATCTAAGTTGACTCTTTCTGGAGGTTTTTTATCACCCCAGTAAGATTTGCAGCAAGCACTTAATTCAGAAGCCTTTTCCTCATCATCAATTATCTTGACTTCTCCATTCTTATCTCTGTAAAAATAATCCTTCTTATCCCTTTCAAAGATTGCGTGAAACAAGGCAGTCCACGCAATGACCATGTGAACTATAAAACCATGAGTTTTATAAGCAGTGAAGGGATTGTTATAAGTAGATGTTGCTAGTAGAGCAAACTCTTTCGACTTCTGAATTAGTCTTCCAAGACTAGAGTTATCTTTTATGTGTTGTAACTTTTGACTATGAACAGTGCGAAATTCATCAAGACTGAGTGTTCGTATACCAGTTGGTGTATATTCGTCTCCATTCCTCTCTAAATATTGATGCCAACGTTTAGTAGGGTAGGATTTACAAGAAGAGCTTGCCCAACCAGTAGCTTCGGCAAGCTCTTCTAGGGTGAAAGAATCTTCTAGTTGTTCTTTCTCTATAAGAAATCTATAAGCTTTGTCAACTTTGTCGTACCGCATGAATTTGGATTCCATTCAAAATTAAGCATCAAACAATATCCCACCTTTTTCGATGCCACTTTAAAGCCTCAAGGTTTGGATGAAACTTCTCCTCTCTAGGCAATTCAATTGATTCGCCCATAAAATAGGACATTGCCCTACTGCCCACAGCTGATTCTTCTATAAAACGATTTTGAGGAATTAATACCTTAAAGTTGTCATCAATTCCAAACCAACCATGGTCGAAGGCCCAATGATGATTCTTACAAAGGGCTAATCCATTCACAAAGCGATCATCTCTAAATTCTGAAAATGGTTTAATGTGTGCCCCATCTACAATATTTTGCCCATCAGCACTGACAATCCTTAGTTTGCAAAACGCGCAGCGCTGTTCATAAAGCGATACCACAATTTTTCGAAACGCACCATTTCTAACAACAATGTTCTCCTCGTCATTCAAGTCCTCAACGCTGTAGGTTGTACCGCCTTCCCTAAGGAGTTGCCGCTTCACAGACTCAAACTCATCAATCAGCGCCAGTTGTTCAATCTGAGAACCTTGTCCTGAAAACCAGCTATCGATCAAAACTCTCAAAAGAGTTATCCGTTGCCCTGGGTTTTTCAAAATATCAAACAACTCCGCATCTAAAGAGGCGTACTGGAGCATCCGCCTCACTGCCGCGACTCCTTTACGGCCCAACCCTGTCGCTGTTATGGCTTCACTATCAGGGTGAAAGGTTAGATGCCAAAATTTATCCCCCGTTAAATGCACAAAAGGAAGCGAAATATCAGAGCGATGGTCTGTTCTTACCAAACCACGCCAGTATTTCAAAAAAGTTGAAATTAGTTCTGGCGATAGGGGTATTTGATTACGATGAATCTTGCCTTGCTCAATCATCTCAATCAGCGAAATCAGGAGAACGGGCTTATGTGGTGCATTGCCTCGCTCCCTATTGCGATTAACATTGAGTTTCGCAAACTTCCTTGCGTAATATTGCAAGTCTTTAAGCATAATCTAGTTTTCGAGCTACGTCCTACGCATTCCTTAGCTTGCCTCTATACATAGCGCAGGCTTCTAAAAAACGCTGAGGCAAAAATTACACCCTATCCCCCACTCATGGGGGGAATAACACCGCATCCCTGGACTGCAATGGCTATCAGGCACAATATATTGCAGATTGACCCCAAACCGAGTGGTTGATCGCAACTTCTCCAACTCTGGATGCTCAGCCAGAATGCGATCGCAGCACTGTCCCAAGATCACCGCTTCTCGCTGCTGCAAGCCCTTCCCACTCGTCTGAATGTCCTCCGCCAATAGCTGCGGCAAGGCCACTGGGCGCATTGCCCCCAGCTCGAACAAATACCGTCAGACCCCTCGCCACAGAAGCTATCGACGAGCTAGAAAAGTACCCCACTGTGCGGTCATACACAACAGCACGCTCCAGGCAGGGGAGGTATAAGCCCTCGACGATATCACAGATATCACTGCGGTACTCGTCCTGAATCTTTAAGTCCTTCAGGCTCACGCAGACCTCTTGCGCTAAATCAATTCGCTCAAAAGTCTAGCGAGCCCTCCTTTCTACGCATGTGATCTGCAGCCAATCCAGAAAAGTTCTTTACAGCCTGATCGGTCAATCAACTAAACCAGCACTCCAGTTCAGCCATCCACTTTTGAGTCTTCAACCAATCAAACTCTTCTAAAAAAGACATTGCTTCCTACTTCAAAGCAATAGGTTAATACGCTATCCACACCCATCAATTTATCAAAATCTATCCGAGAGTGGAGACAAATACACTTTCATTCTTTCTACCAACTCACGAATCGCATTCCTTCTAGGCAACTGCCTTAAAACCCTTCTCTCAGGCTATCTCTACAGACTTACTGCAGACCTCGATTTACGCCTTTAGTTCTATAACTCCGGCCTAACTTCCACGCTAGACTTTGCGAACGCGAAAAATTAAAGTTCGTCGACTGCTTCTACTTCAATATCTCAGGTTCAACACCTTAAGGAGAAACATATGAAACTTAACCAGACTCTCAAACTCGCTGTCGGTAGTCTGACTCTACTAGGCATGGCTGCAATTCTGCCCGCCCAATCTCTAGCTCAAAGCAACCCAGCAGGCAGTGGCAGCAGCGGCGGCAGCGTAGGCGATGTTTATCGCGACGACGTACGTCCTGAAGAGAGCAACACTCCTAACACCAATCCTAACAGCGCTCCTAACAACACTCCCAACACCATTCAGCGCATTGATGGCAGCGGCAGCGGCAACACCTTAAACAATGGTGGTATGAATCGACCCGGTAGTACTACCAATCAAACTGGCTTCCCTGACAGAATGGATACTGCCGAGGCAGGTGACGTCGGTGACGTTTACAACAGCAACATGGGTCCTGAGCGTTCTAATGTAATGCGTCTACAAAGAGGCTACTAATTCCCCTCGAAGAAGACAATAAAGTAAGGCCATGTTGGCCCCCAGAGAACTTGATTTCTGGGGGCCTTTGCTTTGGAAACCCTAGCGAGGTATTAGATTAGTTCCTTCAGAGCCTGAAGGGCTTCCCTTTTCGAGCTACATTTTCAGCCAGCCCAACAAAATACTTTGCGGTCTGGTCGATTAAACAGTTCAATAGCCCCTCAGCTCGGCCAGTTATTTCTGGGCAGTTAAACACTTAAGCTTATTCGTAAGAAGCATTATTCCCTTTTTCAGAACAATAGTTTTATAATTATTTCACTTTATTTAGCTATCAATATCTTCCCAAAAGAAGGCATGATCACATTTCCGCTCCCCCCACTAGTTTATGACTCCTATTCCTTCTGGAGGAAAGCCTCAAATCTTCTCCATTAGGCTACTTCCAACGGCTAACTAGAGGCATTTATTTCATCCTTTAGTTCCACTGACTTAAACATATCTACAGCATTAGACTGTATCAAGCGAAACAAAAGAGAAAAGCAGATGCGGTCACGCGATGATCGCTTGCACTCAAGACCTTTTAGGAGAAAGCCACATGAAATTTAACCGAGCACTATCAATTGCTGCTGGTACTCTAACCCTAGCTAGCCTGGCAGCTGTACTGCCAGCTCAAGCTGACAGCATTTTCCAATACCGCAGCCCCGAAAGCAACTCTAGAGAGCAAACCCAGCCCGATTCAGACGTTCAGGCCCAGGGCAACGTTGGTGACGCCATCATCGACGAAGTAAATCCTGAGCGGGGCAATACCCCTACCACCATCGAAAGCATCGATGGCAGAACTGATGGCCGCATACAAAGCCCAATGGGCGGTCAGATGGAAATGGACGGTCGCAACAACATCTATACCCCAAGCCCGTTGACCACCCCCGGTCAAGTTCAAAATCTGAATCAGCCTGGTGCTCAGAACCAGAGCCGTCCTGGTGAAGTTGGCGATGCCATCGTTGATGAAGTAAATCCTGAGCGCGGTGCTACCCCCACCACCTCCGAAACCATCCAACGAATCCGCACTGACGGACAAGGACAGGGTACTGGCTTCGGCGGCGGCTACGGCAGCGACCCCAATCGTTTTGGAACTCGTTCCTCAGAGAACGCCGACATGGGTATCAACGAAACCTTCCGCAACTTTAACTACGGTCGTGGTGGGGCCAACAACTTCCCTCAAGCCGTTGGTGACACCTATCTAGATAAAGTAAGCCCCGAGATAAGCAACATCGATCGGCTGCAGCAGCAGTAGAAGCAGTATCTAGCCAGTAGGGGTAAGCAGCTGAGACTGTCCCTGCTTAAGGCTGATTGATACTCTTTAGTGGGAGGGAGAGGAAGAAAGGGTTGGAACTGCCCTGGTCTTCCTCTCCCTCCCGCAGGTTTAAACCTATCTCTGGCAAAGGTTCAGCCTCTTGACCCCTCTTAATGAAGCAGCTGCCAAACCCGCTAAGAAGTCTACATTTGCTGGGCTAGATGGTACTTCTGTAGAGTGATTGTTGCCTTGAGTAGTTTCACCGATTATGCGATCGCACCCACCCATCCAATCCTCTTTAGATTGCGTAGTTCCCTCGACGCTATTTAGCCAGCCTCAGATGACAATAGATTCAATTCTGAAGAACGCAAAGCGGATATCCCAGGCGGCCTGCTAAAGGGGGCATTGGTTGAATGGGGCTTCTGCAAGAAAAGCGTCCTTACAGGTAATTATGTCTGACCCCAGGGGGCTTTTAGGGGTCAGACATTTTTTTTGCTTTTTTGTCAGATCAGGTGTCGCTTCCCCTCTTGTTTAAAGGGAGCACAAGCAGATTAAGGCTAAGAGTCGCACTAAAAGCTTGCCTTCGCAGATCAGCTTTTAGACAGGGGACTGGATCTTAACCTTCAGATCCGTAGCCGATACCGATAAGAAGGGCTGAGACAAATCCAGCGCTTTGAACGGGCTGCTGGCAGGAACCGTCAGATGCCCGCTGATCACGGCAGGCTGAGTCTGAAACTGAGCATCAAACCAGGTCAGAGCCGAGCCGACTTGCGTAAAAACCAGCCCCATCAAACTAGGCTGAAGTTCTGCCGGAAGCTGCATCCAGGTAGATTGAAACGATAGAGAGCAAAGGTCGCGTCCCTCCTGATAAACCTTCACTGCCGCGTCCGACCAGGTAAATTCGGCTAGCTGTTTGGGCAGTCCCCAAATTTCGCGCCCACCCTCCACAGAATCGGCATTATCTACATAGATGTGAGAGATCCAAGGACCCACCTTGCCCTTATAGGTCAACAGGGCAGGCAGCACGATCAGCTCATTGTATTCAAGCACCGAACCTCGCGTGTAGGTCGAGAAGTAAACAATCCCCAACGTTTTGCCGGGAAAGACCGACACAATAGACAACTCTGCCGGAATCAGAGGCCGCACCCGCTCTACATCCACCAAGTGAAAAGTGGCCAGAGCAGACCCATTGAGATTCCAGGGAGCCGGAGGATACGTCATGCTAGTTAGCCTCAAATACTGGGACAGTAGCAGATAGGCTTTGAGCTAAACCTCCTTCTTTAGAGGCACGCACCTCAACAGTTCACTTAAGCCACTGTCTCCATCCAGGCAATACATTGAATCAGCGACTCATGCATCGTCACCGCATCGGCGTGGTAGCGCCTGCCGTGACCGGGCAGCACCCACTCAAAAGAGTAGTCGAGCAGCTTTTTCATAGACTCAATTAGAGTCGGCCAAGAATACCAACAGGCCCGACGAAAAGCGTGGAGATGGCCTAGAGCAGGCGACCAGGCCAGATGATCGCCGGTAAAGAGAACGCTGTTGCGATAGAGCAAAACAGTATGGCCCTTCGTATGCCCCGGGACCGGAATAATCTGTAGATCAGGGGCCAACAAAAAGGAATCGGTACCCTTCAGCTGGATCTCAACATCCTCAGTGCTGCGGGAAATCTCATCGACATGCAAAATCCGCTGACAGCCAAAGTGTTCCTGAAACTTGCGGTGGTCGGCAACATCATCTCGGTGAGTCAAGTACAGATAACGAATGCCGCCCAAGGCCTCTAACCGTTTGACCAGCGGCGCAGTAAAGCGGGGCGAATCCACCAGAACATTGCCGTCGGGTCGTTCAATCAGGTAGCTAGCGGCCCCGTAAGAATCTTCTGAGTGATAGCCACAGTGGTAGATACCGTCGGTAATCTCAATCGGAAAACTTTGCTGCGCCGCTTTGATATCTTTTGGCGGCGCAACCGTACCGATCGAAGCAGTAGGGCAAGATAACAGCGCCTGCAGCGCTAGCTGACGTTCTTCGGAGGTTTCGGGCTGGTGATAGACCGCAGACTGGTCGCCTACGGATTTAAAGACAGTGGGAGCCATCCAGCGACAGGTGTCGCAGTCAATACAGGTAGTATCGACATAGAGATCGCCTGCTGCGTTTTGAGAGTGGCGTTGGGCGAGGTGTGCCATGAGAAATTTAGAAGTGGGGGTTGGGTAATCGCTGACAGCTGCCAGTTGAGGAGTTGGCTTTGCGTCTGCCCTCCTACTCTAGCGATTTCCATTACCCTCTGACTTCTGCCCCAGCTCAAGTAAACTTCAGTTTACGCGAGGCATAGAGGCACATCTTTAGCAGCACTATGCCTTCCTTGACGTGGGCAATATTCGACTGGCCGTAGGTACGGGGCTGATAGCGGATCGGCACCTCGACAATGTGCAGATTAAGCTTCGCTGCGCCAAACAGTAGGTCAAAGTCGCCAAAGGGGTCAAAGTCACCAAAGTAGCGCCTGCCTTCAGCAATTCGGAGATAGTCGCTGCGACGTAGGACTTTGGTACCGCACAGCGTATCTTTGAGCGGCTGCTCCAGTAAAAACGAAAACATCTGGGCAAAGAACTTGTTAGCCAGAGTGTTGAGCCAGGGCATGGCATGGTGAGAGCGGGGATAGACTAGGCGCGAGCCATTGACAAACTCGCCGCGCCCAGCGGCAATCACCTCAACAAAGTGAGGCAGATCTTCCGGCGGCACCGTCAAATCAGCATCGAGAATCATCAAAATGTCGCCGCTGGCTTCGGCAAAGCCCAGCCGCACTGCATCAGCCTTGCCTTTGCCGCTCTGCTGGTAGGCTTTGAGGGTAAAAGGGCCGCTATAGGTATTGATCAGCGACTGAATTTCAGCCCAGGTATTGTCGCTAGAGTGGCCTTCAACAAAGATAATTTCTGTGTGAGAGCCAAGCTGGGGCAGCCGAGCCACCGCATTTCGAATGTTGCCCGCCTCGTTTCGAGCCGGAATAACGACAGAGCAAGTCGGGGCGGGAGCAGGCTCAAATAGGGCCGGATCGGGCCGGGCCACAACAAAGCAGGTCAGGCACAGGTGCTTAATCAGCGGTAGCGGCCCGAGGTAACGGTTGACGAGGTACGACAGCCCCGGTATCTGCTTAGGCATGAGGAATCGTGTGCCTCGCTTTAGCGGCACATACCCTGTAATGGAAAGCAGATTTACCGCATCATCCATCGACAGCCAGTTTTGAGGCGGCTGGGGACGACGCTGGCCAATTGCCTCGGCAGCGCTCAAGGCGGGTTCCCATAGGTAGTTGTGAAAGCTCAAGATCAGCCGGGTCTGGGCATGGCAAAAGGGCTGAAGCCGCTGCAGCACTGCCTGAATGTCGCTCAGGTAACCCAGCACTCCCGAAAGCACGATGTAGTCAAAGCTGCGGTGCTCAGGCGCAAATGCTTCTGGGGTAATGCGCTCAGCTTCTAGCCGATAGAAGTTGAGCGCAGGATATTTTTTCTGGGCTAGGTCAACGGCGGACTGGGCAAAGTCAATGCCAACGCCCACCGCTGGAGCCACCCCCTGCAAGAGATCTCCAGTTCCGCAGCCGATCTCCAGCACCCGACTATTGGGAGGAATGAGAAACTGATGCAGACGCTCAATATCACGGTAGTAGTAGCGGTTGCGATCGCGCCAGCTATCCAACTCCGGGGCAATTCCCTCAAAGTACTCCTTCAAAGTCTCATTGAGCACCTGCTTATGAGGAGCCAGAGTCAGGCTTGAGGGCATTGATTGAGCCATGCAGAGGAATTCCGGAATGAGCAACCCGTATTTTATCCCGGAGCGAGGCGAGCGTAAACGCAACCCCCTACCCTTTGCCCTCTACCTTCTTCTTCTGCCTCCACCTTTCTCCTACGAATACCGCCTCACCAAAATCTGCAGATGACCAATAATCCGATTAGCCCGCTCTAGGCGCTTCTTCAGGGTATAGTTTTCTCGCTGCAGGCGGTTGTTTTCGTGGCGAAGGGTTTCAATTTCCTGCTGCAGGTCTTGTTCAAAACTCAGAGTATGCATAGTTTTAACCTGACTCAAAATTAGCCCTGTAAGAAGGGAGCAGTCCGCCTGGTATGCGTTGAGTAGGTGGACTAAAGGCTAATAACGTGTTTCCTAATTCCTATTGTGGCTCAGCAATTAGCCTTAGAGGGATGGGGAAGCCCGTAGGTGGGCAGGAAAAGATTTGTGAAGTCTCTTCAAAGCTGCCCTGAGAGGCTTTCAACCAGAGGGAAAACCTTACCAGGTTAAAGGTAGGGGCATCTTCCTATCGTTGAAACAGCCTGACTATCCACCTCTGCTCTAAGCATCTTGATTATGTCTAAAGCGTTTTTAGATTCCATCGGGTTGACTGCTTCAAATGAAGATCCAGCAGAATTTGAGACTATTCCTGAATCCGGTCGGGAAAAAGTTCGCATTATCGTCATCGGCTCACCCCAGGCAAGTAGCCGGGTGATTCATGAAATAAACCATTTGGGGTTCGCCGAGGCTATTGAATGGAGCAAGCCGATTCCTACGGCAAAACCGCAGGAGTCTATGCGAATTCTGACCCGCTATGTCCTCTGGGGCAAGCCGGGCAGTCACGAGTAAGCGCTTAATGCTCGAAAATACTACTGTACTGCAGCAAATCTAGGCTGACGAAGGTCGGTAGGCAGTGGAAACACTGTTGGGCTAGCTCCCACCGACCTTCTCGCTGCAGCATGGTCGTTAGCTTTTGCTGGGCGGCATGGAGATAGCGCACGTCGTTAGCGGCGTAGCGCAACTGCTCCTCTGAGAGATTCATGGCGTTGCCCCAGTCGGAGCTTTGGGCGCTTTTATCGAGTTCGACGCCTTCTAGCTCTTTGATCAAATCTTTTAGACCGTGTCTAGGGCTGTAGGTACGGCTGAGCTTGCTGGCGATCTTGGTGCAGAAGATGGGAGCTGTCTCAATATCTAGGTGATAGCGCAGGGTGGCTACGTCAAAGCGGGCAAAATGAAAGATCTTGAGGCTGTGGGAGGCTTCCAGCAGGCGCTTGAGGTTAGGGGCCTGTCGTTGACCCAGCTCGATTCGCACGGCCGACACATACCCTTCTGAATCGGCCAACTGCACCAGACACAGACGATCGCGCTGGGGAATTAAGCCCATTGTCTCGGTGTCGCAAGCGATCGCATCGGCCTCAAGGTAGCGGGCTAGCAATTCGTCGGGGAGGTCGCGATCGCAAATCTGAAAATCATCCGCCATGATCAAACCCTTGCTTATCTCACTCACCCAAAAACGGGGCGCACGACTCTGCGCCCCGGCAAAACTGACCGTAGAGTTGGCCCTAGAGCTGATCGCCCAGAGCTTTGGCCACAGTCTGCACGTCCTTGTCGCCTCGGCCCGAGCAGTTGATCACAATGCGGGGGCTGTCGCTTAGCTGCGGGCAAAGCGTTTCTAAGAAAGCAAAGGCGTGGGCTGTTTCCAACGCCGGGATAATGCCCTCTAGCCGCGACACCCGCTTAAACGCATCTAGAGCTTCCTGATCAGTGACACTGTAGTATTCGGCCCGACCAATGTCTTTGAGGTAGCTGTGTTCCGGCCCAACGCCAGGGTAGTCTAGCCCAGCACTGATGGAGTGGGCCTCGATCACTTGACCGTCATCGTCCTGCAGCAGGTAGCTCATCGCTCCATGGAGCACGCCAATCCGACCTTCAGTCAGAGTCGCAGCGTGTTTGCCGCTCTCGACGCTGGTGCCTGCCGCCTCAACCCCAATCAGCCGCACCGAAGTTTCCTGCACAAACTCATGAAACAGGCCCATTGCATTGGAGCCGCCGCCCACGCAGGCCAGCAGGATATCGGGCAGACCGTCAAATTTTTCTTGGCACTGGGCGCGGGTCTCGGTGCCGATCATGGCATGGAAGTCTCGGACCAGCATAGGGTAGGGATGAGGCCCAGCCACCGAACCAAGGATGTAATGGGTGGTTTCAACGTTGGTGACCCAGTCGCGGATAGCCTCGGAGGTGGCATCCTTTAGGGTACCGGTACCTGCTGTCACAGGCCGCACTTCGGCTCCCATCAACCGCATCCGAAACACGTTGAGCGCCTGCCGATCCATGTCGTGCACGCCCATGTAGATCACACACTGCAGGCCAAAGCGAGCACAGACCGTAGCTGTGGCTACACCGTGCTGGCCCGCCCCAGTTTCGGCAATCACCCGCTGCTTGCCCATGCGCTTAGCCAGCAGCACCTGCCCCAAAGCATTGTTGATCTTGTGTGCCCCGGTATGGTTTAAATCTTCCCGCTTCAGGTAAATTTGGGGGCCGCTGCCGTCGGGGCGAGCATACTGAGCCGTCAGCCGTTCGGCAAAGTAGAGAGGGCTGGGCCGCCCGACGTAGTCTCGCAGCAGGCCATCAAGTTCGGCCTGAAAATCGGCCTCGTCACGGTACTGGTAATAAGCTTGCTCTAGCTCGCTGAGGGCGGGCATCAGCGTTTCGGGCACGTACTTACCGCCAAAGCGACCAAAGCGGCCGAGGCCATCGGGCCGGACAGTGAGATCGGTGGGAGAAGTGGCGCTAGCGGGGGGAGAAAGGGGTGTCTGAGTCACAGGGATTTGGGTGTGGATGGCGAACGGGTCGCCCTCATTATAAGAAAGTGGGGCTACTCCCTGCTACCGCATTAGCAGGCTCTCAAGGGAGAACTTTTAGTGCAGGGTAAAGATTTCCAACGGCTCTTCTCGGCCACGCAGCAGCAGGGGGCCGAGCGATCGCAACTCCCCCTGCGACACCCGACTCAGCTGCTGCTGCGTGGTCTGACTGAGCAGCAGCGGCTGGTCAACCGACTTAGTTAATCCTTCAATGCGAGCAGCAACGTTGACTGTGTCGCCGATCACCGTAAATTCGAGATGGCTGCCACTGCCCATACAACCCGCCACGACCTCACCCGAATGTAGCCCAATACCTATCGGCAAAGGGCAAAAATCTTCTACCTTACGCAAAATGGCCAGAGCCGCCTCAAAAGCTGCCTCAGCAGCATTATCAAGCCTTTCCGGTGCACCAAATACCGCCAACATGCCATCGCCCATAAACTTATCTACCCAGCCCCCGTGCTGCACTACGATTTGCGACTGCACCTCCTGCCAGCGATTCAAAAAGGCCAGCACAGCCACCGGCTCTAGCTTTTCGGCGTAACGAGTGAAGTCCCGCAGGTCCGTTACCAGCACCGTCACCACACAGCTTTGAGGCGTTCGCAGTAGCTCCAGCGGTGCTTCAAAAGCAGACTCCACAACGGTTTTAGGCAAAAACCACTCAACCACCAGGCGGCCTGCCTCACTCTTAACCTGCCGCTGCACAATAGTCGCCATCCACATGCCCAAAAAACCCGTCCCCAAAATCGTGATGCTGGCGAACAAGGCAATTCCTGGCTCTAGCCGAAACAAGACTGCTGCATAGGCAAAGTTGGCCAGCGCCAGTCCAGTCGTCAGCACTGAGGCCCGACGGTACAGCCGCATACCCCCTGAAACCGCCAGCAGAGAGCAAAAGGCAGTAATGTTAGTCAAAATTTGAGGATGGGACTCGCCCATCACCCGAGCAATATTGGTGATGAAGAGAGCCACCAGCAGCCCATCAAAGATAGGCACCGCCACCGGCAATGCTCTCAGCCCAGTTTGGCGGCCCTTCAGCCAGGCCCAAATTGTCAGCGATAGACTTGTCGCCAAGAGGCCAATCAGGGCAATTGTGGGCGGCACCGATGGCTGCCCAATCAAAGCCTGGGGGAAGAAAAAAACCAGAATATCTAAGCTGGTCGAAACTATCAGCAACAGCCCCCTGACGTAAGCCAGCTTTAGCTCATTGCTGAGAGACTCGCGCAGCAAAACCTGATCGACAGTGGCAGCAATTTCACGAGCCGCTGCAGTCGATTCAGAGGTTGAAGAAGGGGAAGTCACAGGTCGAGTCATACAGCTCGATCCCTAAAACCGGAGTTGGGAAAAGCCAAGCTACCCTGCATAGCTGCCCTTATCATAAAGTCCGATGCAGTCATAAAATGCAAACTGGCTACAAGCCTCAAAAGAAGCTTTATGGATCTACAAACTGAGCGACTCAAAATCCGCAACTGGCT encodes:
- a CDS encoding DUF3644 domain-containing protein, yielding MRYDKVDKAYRFLIEKEQLEDSFTLEELAEATGWASSSCKSYPTKRWHQYLERNGDEYTPTGIRTLSLDEFRTVHSQKLQHIKDNSSLGRLIQKSKEFALLATSTYNNPFTAYKTHGFIVHMVIAWTALFHAIFERDKKDYFYRDKNGEVKIIDDEEKASELSACCKSYWGDKKPPERVNLDFLIGLRNKIEYRSLPELDPAVSGHCQSCLSNFEELLVNEFGNTYTLTGNLAIALQLTRTSQDAQVSALKQLQTENYSLVRKYMQDFQNNLEDDLLSNQKYRLSVFLIPKLGNHARSAGMAIEFVNMDDLSEEELENYQ
- a CDS encoding HNH endonuclease, giving the protein MLKDLQYYARKFAKLNVNRNRERGNAPHKPVLLISLIEMIEQGKIHRNQIPLSPELISTFLKYWRGLVRTDHRSDISLPFVHLTGDKFWHLTFHPDSEAITATGLGRKGVAAVRRMLQYASLDAELFDILKNPGQRITLLRVLIDSWFSGQGSQIEQLALIDEFESVKRQLLREGGTTYSVEDLNDEENIVVRNGAFRKIVVSLYEQRCAFCKLRIVSADGQNIVDGAHIKPFSEFRDDRFVNGLALCKNHHWAFDHGWFGIDDNFKVLIPQNRFIEESAVGSRAMSYFMGESIELPREEKFHPNLEALKWHRKRWDIV
- a CDS encoding acetoacetate decarboxylase family protein; this encodes MTYPPAPWNLNGSALATFHLVDVERVRPLIPAELSIVSVFPGKTLGIVYFSTYTRGSVLEYNELIVLPALLTYKGKVGPWISHIYVDNADSVEGGREIWGLPKQLAEFTWSDAAVKVYQEGRDLCSLSFQSTWMQLPAELQPSLMGLVFTQVGSALTWFDAQFQTQPAVISGHLTVPASSPFKALDLSQPFLSVSATDLKVKIQSPV
- a CDS encoding MBL fold metallo-hydrolase, yielding MAHLAQRHSQNAAGDLYVDTTCIDCDTCRWMAPTVFKSVGDQSAVYHQPETSEERQLALQALLSCPTASIGTVAPPKDIKAAQQSFPIEITDGIYHCGYHSEDSYGAASYLIERPDGNVLVDSPRFTAPLVKRLEALGGIRYLYLTHRDDVADHRKFQEHFGCQRILHVDEISRSTEDVEIQLKGTDSFLLAPDLQIIPVPGHTKGHTVLLYRNSVLFTGDHLAWSPALGHLHAFRRACWYSWPTLIESMKKLLDYSFEWVLPGHGRRYHADAVTMHESLIQCIAWMETVA
- a CDS encoding glycosyltransferase — protein: MPSSLTLAPHKQVLNETLKEYFEGIAPELDSWRDRNRYYYRDIERLHQFLIPPNSRVLEIGCGTGDLLQGVAPAVGVGIDFAQSAVDLAQKKYPALNFYRLEAERITPEAFAPEHRSFDYIVLSGVLGYLSDIQAVLQRLQPFCHAQTRLILSFHNYLWEPALSAAEAIGQRRPQPPQNWLSMDDAVNLLSITGYVPLKRGTRFLMPKQIPGLSYLVNRYLGPLPLIKHLCLTCFVVARPDPALFEPAPAPTCSVVIPARNEAGNIRNAVARLPQLGSHTEIIFVEGHSSDNTWAEIQSLINTYSGPFTLKAYQQSGKGKADAVRLGFAEASGDILMILDADLTVPPEDLPHFVEVIAAGRGEFVNGSRLVYPRSHHAMPWLNTLANKFFAQMFSFLLEQPLKDTLCGTKVLRRSDYLRIAEGRRYFGDFDPFGDFDLLFGAAKLNLHIVEVPIRYQPRTYGQSNIAHVKEGIVLLKMCLYASRKLKFT
- a CDS encoding ribonuclease D, with the translated sequence MADDFQICDRDLPDELLARYLEADAIACDTETMGLIPQRDRLCLVQLADSEGYVSAVRIELGQRQAPNLKRLLEASHSLKIFHFARFDVATLRYHLDIETAPIFCTKIASKLSRTYSPRHGLKDLIKELEGVELDKSAQSSDWGNAMNLSEEQLRYAANDVRYLHAAQQKLTTMLQREGRWELAQQCFHCLPTFVSLDLLQYSSIFEH
- the trpB gene encoding tryptophan synthase subunit beta → MTQTPLSPPASATSPTDLTVRPDGLGRFGRFGGKYVPETLMPALSELEQAYYQYRDEADFQAELDGLLRDYVGRPSPLYFAERLTAQYARPDGSGPQIYLKREDLNHTGAHKINNALGQVLLAKRMGKQRVIAETGAGQHGVATATVCARFGLQCVIYMGVHDMDRQALNVFRMRLMGAEVRPVTAGTGTLKDATSEAIRDWVTNVETTHYILGSVAGPHPYPMLVRDFHAMIGTETRAQCQEKFDGLPDILLACVGGGSNAMGLFHEFVQETSVRLIGVEAAGTSVESGKHAATLTEGRIGVLHGAMSYLLQDDDGQVIEAHSISAGLDYPGVGPEHSYLKDIGRAEYYSVTDQEALDAFKRVSRLEGIIPALETAHAFAFLETLCPQLSDSPRIVINCSGRGDKDVQTVAKALGDQL
- a CDS encoding adenylate/guanylate cyclase domain-containing protein, with product MTRPVTSPSSTSESTAAAREIAATVDQVLLRESLSNELKLAYVRGLLLIVSTSLDILVFFFPQALIGQPSVPPTIALIGLLATSLSLTIWAWLKGRQTGLRALPVAVPIFDGLLVALFITNIARVMGESHPQILTNITAFCSLLAVSGGMRLYRRASVLTTGLALANFAYAAVLFRLEPGIALFASITILGTGFLGMWMATIVQRQVKSEAGRLVVEWFLPKTVVESAFEAPLELLRTPQSCVVTVLVTDLRDFTRYAEKLEPVAVLAFLNRWQEVQSQIVVQHGGWVDKFMGDGMLAVFGAPERLDNAAEAAFEAALAILRKVEDFCPLPIGIGLHSGEVVAGCMGSGSHLEFTVIGDTVNVAARIEGLTKSVDQPLLLSQTTQQQLSRVSQGELRSLGPLLLRGREEPLEIFTLH